A window of Zingiber officinale cultivar Zhangliang chromosome 5A, Zo_v1.1, whole genome shotgun sequence contains these coding sequences:
- the LOC121981618 gene encoding transcription factor bHLH77-like, protein MENEAFWGSNWLSAIAKPPPAMSFASDDHLPPCALNLNWKQLLRHDVDLESELSSLVSSPSCHPAASADGGVVGGVIGRLGTICNSGEISVGSRLHSASSSCYSTPLNSPPKRNLSVPDYLVQGRRGFPGSVNPSPGGHFMPLPTDPWLAEDAARLSRGGGMSSSGFPGKLGLPETPGKLSRASSSKSLTGSRMVVPENGNEPWVLGAALMEMEMRSRVGGSLTPEQSEPGNGREESSIEEASSLRGTSDSNARKRKASAGKGKGKEGPLPYSATHPPNMTNENSVAKRCKTSETNAMMKTEQDGDIGRKPRKDDNKLLEPPKDYIHVRARRGQATDAHSLAERVRREKIGKRMKFLQDLVPGCNKVTGKAVMLDEIINYVQSLQRQVEFLSMKLSTLSPQLHNMENLFPKEMYQGQGTMPQPVYPAEMASAAYPYSHQPQASPPLQSIVTSGLESQLAPLYGLSDAPSQVGDFWEDDLQSVAQIGFRQH, encoded by the exons ATGGAAAATGAGGCATTTTGGGGCTCCAACTGGCTTTCTGCCATCGCCAAACCACCGCCGGCGATGAGCTTCGCCTCGGACGATCACTTACCTCCGTGCGCACTCAATCTCAATTGGAAGCAATTGCTGCGCCATGACGTCGATTTGGAGTCGGAGCTCAGCTCTCTCGTCTCCTCCCCGTCCTGCCATCCGGCGGCCTCCGCCGACGGGGGCGTCGTCGGGGGGGTCATCGGACGGCTGGGAACCATCTGCAACTCTGGTGAGATCTCCGTGGGCTCTCGACTCCATAGCGCCAGCAGTTCTTGTTACAGCACCCCCTTGAACTCCCCTCCAAAGCGCAATCTGTCCGTCCCGGACTACCTGGTGCAGGGCAGAAGAGGCTTCCCAGGGTCGGTGAATCCATCGCCCGGAGGCCACTTTATGCCGCTGCCAACCGACCCGTGGCTTGCGGAGGACGCCGCGAGGCTTTCTCGCGGCGGAGGAATGAGCTCCTCCGGCTTCCCAGGGAAATTAGGGCTCCCCGAGACGCCCGGAAAGCTCTCGAGAGCCTCCAGCAGCAAGTCTCTAACTGGATCACGCATGGTAGTGCCGGAAAACGGGAACGAGCCCTGGGTATTAGGCGCCGCCCTGATGGAGATGGAGATGAGGTCTCGAGTCGGGGGATCCTTGACGCCGGAGCAGTCGGAGCCCGGCAATGGCCGGGAGGAGTCATCGATCGAGGAGGCATCCTCCTTGAGAGGCACCAGCGATAGCAATGCTAGGAAAAGGAAAGCCTCCGCCGgaaaagggaaaggaaaggaggGACCTTTACCTTATTCTGCCACACATCCTCCAAAT ATGACAAATGAGAATTCTGTTGCCAAGAGGTGCAAAACATCTGAAACTAATGCAATGATGAAGACTGAGCAGGATGGAGATATTGGCAGAAAACCGCGCAAAGACGACAATAAGCTACTTGAGCCGCCAAAGGACTACATCCATGTAAGAGCAAGAAGAGGGCAAGCCACCGACGCTCACAGTCTGGCTGAGAGA GTCAGAAGAGAGAAGATCGGCAAGAGGATGAAGTTCCTGCAAGATCTTGTTCCTGGTTGCAACAAG GTTACTGGTAAGGCAGTAATGCTTGACGAAATCATAAACTATGTGCAGTCATTACAGCGGCAGGTCGAG TTCCTTTCTATGAAGTTGTCTACACTGAGTCCCCAACTCCACAACATGGAAAATCTCTTCCCTAAAGAA ATGTATCAAGGACAAGGGACGATGCCGCAGCCGGTTTATCCGGCAGAAATGGCAAGTGCAGCATATCCATACTCACATCAGCCTCAAGCATCTCCTCCTCTTCAGAGCATTGTGACTTCAGGCCTTGAATCGCAATTGGCACCTCTCTATGGTTTATCAGATGCTCCCTCTCAG GTTGGGGATTTTTGGGAAGATGATCTGCAAAGTGTGGCTCAGATTGGCTTCCGACAGCACTAA
- the LOC121981617 gene encoding respiratory burst oxidase homolog protein C-like, with protein MGSVDDHRKTDADEMDGVGFSGPLGKRAGGSNRKSARFSLPPSAAAGDDEEYVEITLDLRDDAVAVRSVKPAGGAEAAEEPEVSLLARRLERRSSSFSSIRSASSRLLQVSQEFLRLASLTKFPTPAGPIDRSKSAAARALKRLKFITKATDAAGWPAVEKRFDGLAVDGLLHRSLFGQCIGMKESNEFARELFDALARRRRIAGDEITKDELQEFWDQVSDQSFDSRLQTFFDMLDKDLDGRITEEEVKELISLSASANKLSTIQEQAAEYAALIMEELDPDNLGYIEIYNLEMLLLQVPSESMQIGTTNSRNLSQLLSQKLRLAKEENPVRRWYQRFRYFMEDNWQRVWVMALWLCICAGLFTWKYVQYRRRAAYHVMGACVCVAKGGAETLKFNMALILLPVCRNTITWLRTKTRLGRVLPFDDNLNFHKVIAVGIAVGVGLHAISHLTCDFPSLLHASDEEYYSSMKNFFGDPRPDDYWWFVKGIEGWTGIVIVVLMAVAFTLATPYFRRGRARLPKPFHRLTGYNAFWYSHHLFVVVYVLLLVHGNFLYLTKKWYKRTTWMYLAIPLIVYASERLIRAFRSSIRAVKIQKVAVYPGNVLTLHVSKPQGFRYRSGQYIFVNCAAVSPFQWHPFSITSAPQDDYISVHIRTLGDWTRQLKAVFSQVCQAPTGGKSGLLRADYDDCSSDGFAPSFPRVLIDGPYGAPAQDYKKYKVVLLVGLGIGATPFISIVKDIVNNMKELDSLTPDEEAGDGPPQSSSASTSFKTRRAYFYWVTREQGSFEWFRGVMNEVAETDKKRVIELHNYCTSVYEEGDARSALIAMLQSLHHAKSGLDVVSGTRVKSHFARPNWRNVYKRIALNHRDERVGVFYCGAPTLTKELRQLAQDFSHKTTTKFEFHKENF; from the exons ATGGGAAGCGTCGATGATCACCGGAAAACAGACGCCGACGAGATGGATGGCGTCGGCTTCAGTGGCCCTCTCGGAAAGCGTGCCGGCGGAAGCAATCGCAAGAGCGCCCGCTTCAGCCTCCCGCCCTCTGCTGCCGCCGGCGACGACGAGGAGTACGTGGAGATCACCCTGGACTTGCGCGACGATGCGGTGGCGGTGCGCAGCGTCAAGCCGGCGGGGGGAGCGGAGGCAGCGGAGGAGCCGGAGGTGTCGCTGCTGGCGCGGAGGCTGGAGCGGCGTTCGTCCTCGTTCTCGTCGATCCGCTCAGCGTCGTCGCGGCTCCTGCAGGTGTCGCAGGAGTTCCTGCGGCTCGCGTCGCTGACCAAGTTCCCGACGCCGGCGGGGCCCATCGACCGGTCAAAGTCAGCCGCGGCCCGCGCGCTGAAGCGGCTCAAGTTCATCACCAAGGCGACGGACGCCGCCGGGTGGCCCGCCGTCGAGAAGCGCTTCGACGGGCTCGCCGTCGACGGCCTACTCCACCGCTCCCTCTTCGGGCAGTGCATCGGCATGAAGGAGTCGAACGAGTTCGCCAGAGAACTGTTCGACGCACTGGCCAGGAGGCGAAGGATCGCCGGCGACGAGATCACCAAGGATGAGCTGCAAGAGTTCTGGGATCAAGTCTCCGACCAAAGCTTCGATTCCCGGCTCCAAACCTTCTTCGACAT GTTGGACAAGGACTTGGACGGAAGAATAACAGAGGAAGAAGTCAAAGAG CTGATCTCGCTGAGCGCTTCGGCCAACAAGCTGTCGACGATCCAAGAACAGGCGGCGGAGTACGCCGCCCTGATCATGGAGGAGTTGGATCCCGACAACCTCGGTTACAtcgag ATATATAATTTGGAGATGCTGCTGCTGCAAGTGCCGAGCGAATCGATGCAGATCGGGACGACGAATAGTCGGAACCTGAGCCAGCTGCTGAGCCAGAAGCTTCGGTTGGCGAAGGAAGAGAACCCGGTGCGACGGTGGTACCAGCGGTTCCGGTACTTCATGGAGGACAACTGGCAGCGGGTATGGGTGATGGCGCTCTGGCTCTGCATCTGCGCCGGCCTCTTCACCTGGAAGTACGTGCAGTACCGGCGGCGGGCGGCGTACCACGTGATGGGCGCCTGCGTCTGCGTGGCGAAGGGCGGCGCTGAGACgctcaagttcaacatggcgcTTATCCTCCTCCCCGTCTGCCGTAACACCATCACCTGGCTCCGCACCAAGACCCGCCTCGGCCGCGTCCTACCCTTCGACGACAATCTCAACTTCCACAAGGTGATCGCCGTCGGCATCGCCGTGGGCGTCGGGCTGCACGCGATCTCCCACCTGACGTGCGACTTCCCGAGTCTGCTCCACGCGAGCGACGAGGAGTATTACAGCtcgatgaagaacttcttcggcGACCCACGGCCGGACGACTACTGGTGGTTCGTAAAGGGGATCGAAGGCTGGACGGGCATCGTCATAGTGGTGCTCATGGCCGTGGCCTTCACCTTGGCCACGCCTTACTTCCGGCGAGGCCGCGCTCGCCTCCCCAAGCCCTTCCACCGCCTCACCGGCTACAACGCCTTCTGGTACTCTCACCACCTCTTCGTCGTCGTCTACGTGCTCCTCCTCGTCCATGGCAACTTCCTCTACCTCACCAAGAAATGGTACAAGCGAACA ACATGGATGTACCTGGCGATTCCATTGATCGTGTACGCGAGCGAACGCTTAATCAGGGCCTTCAGATCAAGCATCAGGGCGGTGAAGATACAGAAGGTGGCGGTGTACCCTGGCAACGTGCTGACCCTCCATGTTTCCAAGCCGCAAGGCTTCAGGTATAGAAGCGGGCAGTACATTTTCGTCAACTGCGCCGCCGTCTCCCCCTTCCAGTGGCATCCATTCTCCATCACCTCTGCTCCACAGGACGACTACATCAGCGTGCACATTCGAACGCTCGGCGACTGGACAAGGCAACTCAAGGCTGTCTTCTCGCAG GTTTGTCAGGCACCGACCGGAGGGAAGAGCGGGCTGCTGAGGGCGGACTACGACGATTGCAGTAGCGATGGATTCGCTCCAAG CTTCCCGAGAGTGCTAATCGACGGGCCATACGGCGCGCCGGCGCAGGATTACAAGAAGTACAAAGTGGTGCTTCTGGTGGGGCTGGGCATCGGCGCCACCCCCTTCATCAGCATCGTCAAGGACATCGTCAACAACATGAAGGAGCTGGACTCGCTGACGCCGGACGAAGAAGCCGGCGACGGCCCGCCGCAGTCATCATCGGCGTCGACGTCGTTCAAGACGCGGCGAGCGTACTTCTACTGGGTGACGCGCGAGCAGGGGTCGTTCGAGTGGTTCCGGGGGGTGATGAACGAGGTGGCGGAGACTGACAAGAAGCGCGTGATCGAGCTGCACAACTACTGCACCAGCGTGTACGAAGAGGGCGACGCCCGCTCCGCCCTCATCGCCATGCTGCAGTCGCTGCACCACGCCAAGAGCGGGCTCGACGTCGTCTCCGGCACCCGCGTCAAGTCCCACTTCGCCCGCCCCAACTGGCGCAACGTCTACAAGCGCATCGCCCTCAACCACCGCGACGAACGCGTGGGGGTGTTCTACTGCGGAGCTCCGACGCTGACGAAGGAGCTACGTCAGCTGGCGCAGGATTTCTCGCACAAGACCACCACGAAGTTCGAGTTCCACAaagaaaacttttga
- the LOC121983208 gene encoding uncharacterized protein LOC121983208 — translation MASKALARLWRPLAGARPFTTATQPKLRPVALPFVEHLGFSESKRRKAEFVPVYVALGLILTSTSLGLHIAMQQLRHAPNVLVRKNKRETLPEVVDPDWAADKAERFISSSIFRRVAQLQDFDAVRAGISDPTRETNAKKHVVTLKTVGVDPIAISTQT, via the exons ATGGCTTCAAAAGCTTTGGCAAGACTGTGGCGGCCACTCGCCGGCGCTCGCCCTTTCACCACTGCGACGCAGCCGAAGTTGCGCCCCGTTGCCTTGCCATTCGTCGAGCACCTCGGCTTCTCCGAGTCCAAGCGAAG AAAGGCGGAGTTTGTGCCGGTGTACGTGGCGCTAGGTCTGATCTTGACGTCGACGTCGCTGGGGCTCCACATAGCGATGCAGCAGCTCCGCCACGCGCCCAACGTCCTTGTGAGAAAGAATAAGCGGGAGACGCTGCCGGAGGTGGTCGACCCGGACTGGGCCGCTGACAAGGCCGAGCGCTTCATCTCCAGCTCCATCTTCCGCCGGGTGGCGCAACTGCAGGACTTCGACGCCGTCCGTGCCGGTATCTCCGATCCCACCAGAGAAACCAACGC GAAAAAGCACGTGGTGACGCTGAAGACGGTTGGAGTTGATCCGATCGCAATTTCCACGCAAACTTGA